In Lycium ferocissimum isolate CSIRO_LF1 chromosome 3, AGI_CSIRO_Lferr_CH_V1, whole genome shotgun sequence, the genomic window CTTTAACaaaggaggggtatatttgaactaaTAATATAACAACAGGAGTATATTTGGACTAATAGTATAACGacgggtatatttggccctttttcaataGTACAGGAGTATATTTAGGCCTTTTCCGTTTTGGAACAGATATAGTGCTCAATTAATTTAATACAAGCCTTAGGGGCGGAGATACATGGATAGAAGAGAATTGAATTGCCTTCAtcagaaaattatattataaaCAAATAggattaaaatattattttatatatataaattttattgttgAATCCTCTGGACATTAGGAAATATTTGTAATATAGTATTAAAGGTGACCGAAAGATGCTTAATTTGCAAATATAGATCCCAAGTGTAGTATTTTAGATTCTATCAAGTCTAGGGCTGgacataaataccaaaaaccgAAAAACAAGACCGAACCGAActgaaaccgaaagaaccgaaccgaactagtgtGGTTCGGTGTTTGATgttcaccttcaaaaaaccgaaaccgaaatagccaaaccgaactttgatgaaaccgaaccgaagaaccgaaatttatacattacccaaaaaaattaaaatagtccagacccattaagtttaagcccaaaaaaaatccaattttaataagctttcttttgcttttgtatccctaattttccagttcagttgagaaaatcaaatatccttaataaAGAAAGGTGACTAAGAtatgtctttaggattaatgtatgtcctttatgtgttttcttaattattcttactgtatgtatataacacttagtaatcctatattatggttatggttttctgttcttgtgtatcctgtttgtttaattttgattttaatttgttagtttatattttgttgcttttgagaatatgaattagtgtaaatggaatcgcttctaatatcatatataaaaaaaaacgaattgaaaaaaccaaaaccgaaccgaaccaaacttcaaaaatcCGAAACCGAAGagccgaactagtttggttcggtgttcggtgtccaccttcaaaaaatcgaaaccgaaatagccaaatcgaagtttgataaaaccgaaccgaagaaccgaacgcccacccctaatcAAGTCTTCTTATTACGTAGAATTTTCTAGGGGAAAGAACACCAATGCTCATTATATGTAAAATAATTACCTTTTCATGCCCCTTTTACTTTCAtattcccaaaattatttatccTTTTTACCTATTTTGGCTTTTGTGTGTAATcatctcttttttatttctttactttttatcttcttttctttattttcttcttttcttttttcatttgttttctactttctctttttttgttcatttatttttttcctaatcATACTAAgtacttttcattttctttttcaccataATCTACTTCCATAATTAATTATAGTTCctttcttttcatatttttttttagttctttatttcttgttccttttttaatttcatttattcctttttttctttttatctccataatctaatttcattcaccttttttgctattttttaattatttatttatggtgATTTTCGTTTaagtttttcatatattttttttttcataatctaattctacACGTCTTTTGGCTcctttactttttatttttttatttatatttttatattgataAAAAGgataattgatatttttttaaatttttttatctttattgTTTTGTatatctcaaaaaataatttattctagCATATAGTATATCAAATCAGTAGCAGTTGAAGTATACCGTTGCAGTATATTATGATACCCACATTTTATATATCATATAGGAATGGCAGTTCATTCCTTGAAAAACACTCAGTCCTCTATAATACCAAcctgatatatatcatatactggcAGAGTATCATGGAGGATTGATTTATCCCTGTaagaaaaacacaactcaatcctctatgatacccacatggtatatatcatatactgataggGTATCATAGAAGATTGATTGACTTATTCAAAAAATACTATTCAGCCCTAtgtgatacccacatggtatatcatatactgacatggtatcatagaggactggcAGTTCATTCCTTCTAGAAAAACTCTCAATCTGTAATGGTACCAACCTGATATATATTCTAATAGAGTATCATAGATGAAAAATTCATTCCAAGACTACTCATTCCTCTATGATGcccacatgatatatatatcatatactgataggGTATCATAAAACATTGATTGATTCATCCAAAATATACTACTCGGCCCTAtgtgatacccacatggtatcatagaggacctttttattttttcaacaaaaacacTCTTGAGTTTTCTATGATACCCCcttggtatatatcatatactgatagggtatcatagaggactggttcattccttcaagaaaaacacttctCGATCCTCTATGATATCCCcatgatatatatcatatactaacaaGATATCATAGAGGACTTGTCTGTTTTTTCAGGAAAAACACTCCTCAGTTCTCTATGATACCcccatggtatatatcatataccggcagagtatcatagaggactggttcattccttcaagaaaaacgtTCCTCGGTCCTTTATGATACCCTCatggtatatattatatactgacaggatatcatagaggacttatttattttttcaagaaaaacactcctcAGTTATCTATGATACCcccatggtatatatcatatactgacagggtatcatagagaggactggttcattccttcaagaaaaacactcctcGATCTCTTATGATATCcccatggtatatatcatatattaagAGGGTATCAAGAATGAATGACCCAcatgatatatcatatactaacaaGATATAATAGAGACTAACTTGTCTATGATACTCACAtcgtatatatcatatactaataTGGTATCACAGAGAttggttcattccttcaagaaaaacacaactcaatcctctatgataacTCCATGGTATATATCAAAGTATATCGCAAAAATTGGTTCATTCCTTCATGAAAAACACAACTCGATCCTTTAAGATACggccacatggtatatatcatatactaacagggtatcatagagaaTTGTTCATTCCTTGAACACTATAACAAACACTTCTCAGTCCTCTactcctctatgatacccacattgTTTAGTACATATACTGACAAAGTATTATAAAAGATTGATTCATTCCTTCAACAAATTTCCTTAGTCTTTTATGATACCAcgtaatatatataatatactgaGTGAAGTATAATTAATACTATTATAATTTTCATATCagtttaaaaattataaaaacagagtcatattttatacttataaattttgttttcatttgcaaaaggaaaaaaaaatattcttattttttgttttttaatctttaaaaaatgaatagagaaaaataaaggaggggacaaaaagaagaatgaagataaagtaactaaaaaggaaaagaaaatatgagaAACAAAACAAACCAAAAAGGAGAACGCCAACTCAGAGCTGCTATTTGCACTAGAGAATCTCATGTACTAATTCTTGACATACGTACATTTTCAACATTTGCATGATTGTCTTGCTCTATATATGAAGTTTGGAGTGAGTTGCGATTATATCATATTTGAAACAATTTCCTCGTAGCAGACTTTTTAATGTGGGGATAACGACCCaagcaacaaattaaattttggACAAAATACAGACGAATAATTATGAAAGAAATACCCTTTTATTTATTAAGTAGCTGCTACTATTACACAAGCATGCTCAATCCATCGTCATATCCATTAGAAATTACTAAAGACCTTACAactttcctttatattttttcCTCCTTATTTAACATCACTATATTAATAGATGCTGATATAGCCTCTATTCAACGGTTCAATAATAGTAACATTTTTTAACACgaaatataattatatatatcaGGATATTCGAACTGTTCTAACGTGTGCTTTCTTGGTTCCCATCTTAGGAACAGTGATAATAAGCACTCCATTCTCCATTGTTGACTTCACTTTATCAGCCCTAGCATCGACAGGCAAATTAAAAGTAGTAGAAAACTTCCCAATTCTTCTCTGGAAATGGTGCCAATTGTCATATCCTTTTTGTACTATCTTTTTCTCCCCAGTAATCTTTAGGACACTGTCATCTTCAACTTCAACCTTCACTTCTTCTTTCTTGTATCCATGCAAATTAACTTTAAAAACATGTGCCTCTGGGGTTGCTTTATACTCAATTGGAGCTAGTGATGGAGGTTCATGTGGGAATGATAGTGCTGGTGCTATGAGAGATCGAGGGTTTTCAAGATAAAATTCATGCGAGGGATAGTAAGGATCCTGTTGACCTCGACTTGGTTGGGGCTGATGTGTGATTTTTATTGTTGGATCATAAAGATTTTGTCGATCTTGATTTTTTTGGGATTGATGAGTAAAAATTGTTGTCGGTGGATAATAAAGATCATGCTCACCTCGATTTGTCTGGATTTGATAGGTAACTTTTGTTGGTGAATCGTAACGACCTTGTCCAGCCTGATTTTTTTGGGATTGATccgtaattgttgttgttggctgaCGAGGAGGATTCTGTCTGCGTGCATAGCTTTTGCGACCGTTAAAAAGAGGCATTAAAGACATTTTTGCCGTACTCTTTAATTTgttttggaataagaaaatctCTTAGAGAGAATGAAATGTCATATAATGAGAGTTTCTTGCTGATCTGACTGTTATGGCGTGGGGtatgtatttatagggaagAGTTTCAGAAATGGAATCTTCTTTAACAATTAACGTgtgttttagaagttaaaagGATGGAAAATGATAGATTATATAATGACggtgtaaaatatatttacttaattaagttatatataaagTAATTATAGGAATATTTACATAATAAATATTTGCAAGTaactttatataaaaataaatactccCTCTCTTCTAATTTATATGGCACCGTTAGGATTCCAAGAGTCAAACAAGGACGTATTAATGTCGATGTGACACCTCTGCACTTAAACTCTATTTATCTTTAATCTCAATTTTTTGCCTTTATTTTGTATTTAATTGTGTTAGTTAATtagtaaaaaagaaatattttgatatgtggAATAGGTGTGTACAGGTTTTAAAACGTCGTGCCTTGTCCATTTAATTCTACTTTTCTCTCTCGTGAGTTGTTATGAATTAATCTCCATTAGTTCCTATTCACACATTCCTTTCTCCTTCTCCATTTAATGTCATTATACTTGGTTACTTTCGTATTCATTAATTTCCATTGTCCATTACTTCAAATTCATATTTATCCATTTTAATTGTCAGTCACTGACGAAATTGAATACTAAAATCGCTACCAAAGCTAGGACTTTGGAGTACTTCACTCCGGCTCTGGTTTCCATTTTGGCCGGCGAGTTTTCCGTTAGTTCTTTTTTGGGAATTGGGTCACTGGAAAGGTGACGTTTATACGACGTGCGGAGATGGAGTTTTGACTTTTATGTTAGATTTTATATTGAAAAGGTATGACTAAGCCCACACTTatcagaaaaaataaaataattgcagACTTAAAACAACATCATAATTAGGTGAAAAGGCAAGTTGATTCTTGTATTACCAAAATTAATACTCCGTAATTA contains:
- the LOC132050951 gene encoding 18.1 kDa class I heat shock protein-like; the encoded protein is MSLMPLFNGRKSYARRQNPPRQPTTTITDQSQKNQAGQGRYDSPTKVTYQIQTNRGEHDLYYPPTTIFTHQSQKNQDRQNLYDPTIKITHQPQPSRGQQDPYYPSHEFYLENPRSLIAPALSFPHEPPSLAPIEYKATPEAHVFKVNLHGYKKEEVKVEVEDDSVLKITGEKKIVQKGYDNWHHFQRRIGKFSTTFNLPVDARADKVKSTMENGVLIITVPKMGTKKAHVRTVRIS